TGCGAAAAGTAACACAAAGTAGCGACACCACTATGTGAGGTCGCTTTTCCTATTAACCGCGTCTTGCTCGTTTGAGAAGTACCATTCTCTACCTTGATTACAAAGGGCTATACACAATAGGGCTACCGTTTTTGCTGGGTTGCCCTTTGTGAAAATGCATGAGCCCCACCAAAGACTCCTTGATCTGTTAACCAAGAAATAGCCTAGTATTTTACGCCTAGAAGATGAGCTAAACGCATTGGTTTGAGTCTTTTAATCACAGATTTATAAATATTTGCTCGGTATTCATTTAGGGGATTTCTTGATAACTCTTGCTCTAATAGTCGCTGCAATAATTCTATTCTTTCATCTAATGATTTTTTCTCATTATCTGCGATAAAATCAATCATTAATTCAAAATTAAAATCATTCATCAATATCTCACCTCATATTTTATTATTGTAAAAATGAGCTGAAAAATACCAAATTAGGATGATCTTTATATACGAATTCTACCTTTTTGTTTATAAGATAATTAATCTCAATTATTTCGGTTGATGATTTTAGTAGAATCAGCTAATTTTTTGTATTTAATTTATCCTAAATTTGAACTAAAAAGAAAGAAATGCCCACCATCTATCAATTTGCCAGACAGTGAATAATATTTGAATATTAGGAAAAGTTATTGTCAATACAAAATGGAATTTTGTGTTTTCCTCAAGCTTGAATACAGTTGGTACGAAAAAAATGTACCCCATCTTTTTTTGATTGTATAAAAGGGATTTTAATTCATTTTTCTTAAATATTTTCGATGTTTTTTCCATTATTTCTGCTAAAGTGATTAACACTACATATCCCACCAAATGTATTATATAAAGCCAGGTGTGAATACTGAAACAAATGCATTTCCCATTCCCAGAAGGGAATTAGAGGAAAGCGAATGGTTAAAGCTTCAGGTTTTTATTTTGAAATCTACTACAACAGACAAGTTGAGCATGATATGTTTTTTGAAAAGTATACTGACACCATCCCATTTATTGCTGATGAATTCGTTTGGATCTATCGGAAAATATCAGCATTTGAAAAATGGGGAATCAATTAAAATTTGAAGCTCCCCTTACTTGCATTCTTTCCGAATGATCTTGATACTTCGCTAAAAGGGGAATGACGGAAGATGAACGCTGCCTTATCCATTTTAGAAGAAACAAAAAAGCGACTGGATAATCCGTGAATGGTACGAAGAATTCCTTTTTTCCAGTTAAAGTCTTAGTTATTACCTTTCCAAACTTTTGTTAAAATAGGGCTTTTCCGGGTTTGAATTGTAAGGTGCATTCCAGCTGGGGGACATTCGGTTAAAAAAAGAAAATTTATCGGCTAAATTGCGAAAGGCTCTAAAACCTCTTCAGTAAATAAAAAAGAGAGAAATAATTACAAAAAAAAGAATACCCCTACATACTCAGGGGCATTCTAGTTTTATTGCAATTGTTGCTTATGACGGTACCTTATAGTAAATAATGGATCATTTTGATAAGCAAAGGTAATTGCTTTTCGATTAACATTTGGTAACTCATAAGGAATCTCACTTATCTCATTTCCATTTAAGTCGACACCACTTGTTTAAGCCTACTAACTAAATCTTCTATGTTTTCTTCTAAACTCTCACCATATTGTTCTTTGGTTGTGCCGTTAATCCCAGTTGCCTTTTTATTAGGAAGTTCAAAATGACATTGAACTAATGATTCCTTATTTAATAGATGTGCAAGAGATGTAAATTTCATTTTAGGATCAGATTTTGCTAATTCTGCTATCCTTAGTAGTTTTGTTTCCATTTATTATACCTACCTCTGTGTGTAGTAAATGTGTCCCTAGTAAGGGTGATACCTGGTAGCTAGCCTTTCCTTCATAGGTACTACGCTGCTATCCTACTCCCTACACGGCATTTGGTTTCCTCGCTTTTTATCACTTGTAGACCATACTCTTCTATTAAAATAAGAAAAGACCGGTAGGGTCTCCCGAGTTGCCGTATCATATCAATGTATAACGTGCCAAGGTCACTGACTCCAGAGAGGTTTTATCCTTCTTGCCTTTAACGAAAGATAAAATGTAGCTTTCTGCAGAGCTTAAAACATCAGCCCTCTCGGTTTACTAACATTATGGAGCTCAATCCCTTCAACCATTTGGCTTTCGGCCCGCCACCTAACTGTCTACGCTTAAAGACTAAAGTTACCTTTAGCCCTCCAAGACTCGCTACGAGCGAATGGCTAGTTCTTACTCGACGGGAATCCCACCCGCTATATGATACGACCTAGGCTCGGCCGCACACGCACCCGTTTGTTTAAGTACAATATTTCACAATCTTAAACATAAAGAACAACTTGTGATTCCCTCATAAAAAGGTCGTCCTTTGACGACCCTTTCTAAATCCTAATCATGTTTAAAAGCCAGTTAGAATATGCCACTACTTTTTGGGTGCTTGTACAAATGTTTCTAATATTTTTTTGATTTCTTCCACGGTACAGCCTTGGCTAGACACTTCGTAAATGACCCCGTTTACCTTGGTAGTAAATAAAGGATTATACGGAGCATGCCAATAAGTACGGCTGTATTGGGTCCATTTCACACCATTGGAAATAAAATCCCCGATTTTTTGGTTGGGGTCATACTGAAAATCACCATTGTAATCAGGATGATTCCCGTCTTGATATCCTTCTGGAAATTCTTGTATCCAAATAAATTTGTCAGTGGTATGGTCATCACCTGGTATTGTGACCGTCTGCCCCATGATGCTTCCGGGTGTAGGTCTGTACTCAAGTTGTACATGATAGCGAGAACCGTCGTTTCGTAAAGCAATAGATGTCCTCTCTAACTCAGGATAATGTAGTATTCTCAAAAACCGTACTTCTCTGCGGATGTTTTGATAAGCCGCCTGCACCTCTGATGGATCATTCTTTCCGCCAAAAATAGACTTTACATCCGGTTTTTCCACTTGTTTCGCTCGTTTGAGAACCTGATAATATTCGATAGTTCGCTTCCTTGCTGTACCTCCTAGTATTTCAACTGCAATATATTCATCTGGTGATTGATCTTTAATGGAATAATAGTTGGAGTTCGGAGGATATTGTGTAGTGTCACCTTCTCGTAAAAACTCCCAATCTCCAATACGGGATATCGTGCCTAGTTTTGAAGCTAAATGCTCTTTGGATACCCTCTCATATGTCGGGATATAGTAATGAGCGTCGTGAACGAGGTATTCTGAATAAGGATGCGGATGTTGATCGCTTGTCCCAAAGAGCCTAAGCCCAGCCCAGCTTTGTGTAACATTCGGAACTAACAGCAAGAAAAGAACCATTAAAGTTACGAATAGGACCGCCTGTTTCGTTCTAAACCGTTTTTTCTTGTTTAAGATGCATTCAATATCGATTTCTTCTGGAAACCGGATTTGTCGTTGAACGTTTTTCAATGTGTTTTTTAATTCTTGTTCCAAGTCCATCCCTCCTTCAGAGATATATCTCCATATGGTGATGACATCAATTGATTCTTAAGGTCGCCTCTGGCGTGATGAAGTCGTGACTTAACCGTTCCCTCACTGACAGTAAGGATCGAGGCAATTTCTGAGATGGATAAATCCTGCATGTAGTATAAAATGATAACGGTCTGATGTTTCATCGAAAGTTTTTGAATACATTGATATAACTCTTTTTGGTTTTCTTCCTGCAGATAAATGTGTTCCGGCTGCCCGTCCTTGGACTTGTCCAAAATATCCTTCCACGGAGAAAAGAATCGTTTTCGCTTTGCCATTTTCCACGTTACATGCAGTAGAATTTGATGAAACCAGGTTTTAAACGATGCGATTTCAGGATTAAACCGATGGATGGATTTGTATGTACGAATAAGGGCTTCCTGTACCGCGTCATCTGCCCCAGCTCTTTCCCTTAGAAGCATAAACGCCACCTGGTATGCTGAAGGGATAAATGGTTTCAATAGTAAATTGAATGCATTATGATCCCCAGACTGAGCTTTGATAAGTTCTTCATGTTCCGTCACGTCCCAACCTCCTTTACTTACCTACTTATTCCCCCTGAGATAGGAATTGGTTCATTTTTTTGGGAAATTTTTTTAAAAAACTCAAATAGAAAAAGCCACCAATCAAGGCAGCCCCATACGGTTTATTTATTAAAAAGTTCGACACCTATCAAAAATTCCCCTTTTTTAAAGTCTTCTTCTTAAAGTAACCTGCCTTGTTAGTGGAAGAAGAAAAAAACGCTACTCCTCTTGAAGTAAAGCACCCTTTAGCTTAAAAATTTATTTAAAAATCAAGTACAAAATTATTGCCCCAACAATGATTATTCCACCAATTGTTGGACTGCCGTAAAATGTTCTGTTCCAACCATCATCTGTTTCTATTTTGCTTTTATCTTAGTTCTTCTCAACTTTTCTCATTGTTTGCATCTCCTGATATGTTAAAAATAAAAGCTTGAAAAGGGCGTTTTTTTAATTTACTTCTTATTGTCAAAAATCTCAATTTCCTTAAAAATCCTTGAGTAAACATCCAAAATATTTTCTTTGTTTGCCGTATCGTTATAAAGACCGAATTTCCAAAACGTTACACGTTCGCCAGATTGGTAATATCCAACGACATAATCTCCAGACTTCGAGTTAGAAGAGTCTTCATAAACCTTTATCTCGTGTGCTTCCTCATCGACCGATGGTATATAATATTTTTGTGGTTCGATGAAGAAAATTGGAATGCCAACTTTTTTATAGATTTTCGCATAGGTTTCTTTAGAGGATCCAGATACATGTCCTTTCATTATTAAAACTGCATTATATCTTGAAGATAAATTATCTTGAGTTAAATTCTCTATTTCAATCTCTTTGAAAACAACATTTTTCTCGCGAATCGTTGGAGTCTTACCAACAATACCAATAGTTAAATTCTTACCGTCATATAATGGGCTATCAATTATATTTTTATCATTATTGCACGCTGATAAAAATGATAAAAGTAGTAATAAGAACATTATAAGTGTCTTCTTCATTATTTTATCCCCTCCTATTTCTGTTATTTACATTTTAGCAATTCATTTATACTAGAAAAATCCACACTACCTCTCTTTTCCGATTATTTTATAGGACTGTTTACCAAAAAATACAAAAAAGATGTCAAACGACATCTTTTTGTGACCTTTTTCTATTCAGGGGTACAGCCAACATTTTAACATAAAACTCACTCTATACATTTTTTGGAAACAAAAAAAACGTTTTCTCCTACGCTAAGGGAAAAACGGCTTCTTTTTATTTTGTTTGTCTTATTTTAATAGTCGAGTTCATTTTCGTACAGAATTGCTTGT
The Neobacillus sp. PS3-40 genome window above contains:
- a CDS encoding RNA polymerase sigma factor, which gives rise to MTEHEELIKAQSGDHNAFNLLLKPFIPSAYQVAFMLLRERAGADDAVQEALIRTYKSIHRFNPEIASFKTWFHQILLHVTWKMAKRKRFFSPWKDILDKSKDGQPEHIYLQEENQKELYQCIQKLSMKHQTVIILYYMQDLSISEIASILTVSEGTVKSRLHHARGDLKNQLMSSPYGDISLKEGWTWNKN